The nucleotide sequence AATGCGATGAAATATTACATGTAAAACGATTGACAATCTATAACTGGATTAAAATGATTGTAGGATGCGATTGCTGTTGTTGCTATGCGCGTTCTCTGTTGCTAGTGGCAACGAGGCAATAAAGATAACCAACCATTGGAATGGTGGTTTCCAAGGTTACTTCCGACTCAACCCCACCAACGCCCTTCATGGCTGGAGAGTCAAACTTATATTTGATAGGGTTATACAAAAACTTGAGGTAAGTTCGGCAATAATGAGTATACTTCAAAACCAACAAGTATTTACTTATCTTTTATGCCCTTTACGAAGATGACATTTTAATAGTGTTCTATACTCACACGATTCCTTCTACATCCATAATTCAATGTTAAGAATCGTTCATGAAATGGTGCGAATAGCCACTCAATTGGTACGGTCTTATGGAATGCGAATACATTTGTACACTCCATTGCGTTAGCACGATTTCTCATATTGAGTCTGAAGACCTGAGCACCTCAAGCGTTCAGTGACTTGAGCGGTGACAAATCCGTCACAATGAAAATGTTCACGTAGTATAATTATAAACTTTGTATTTTCTAGATCTGGAGAGCTGATGTAGTGCCCCCCAGCGGAACAACGGAGTGGACTGTACAAAACAAGGATTTCAACATCGACATCGCTCCCAACGCCAACTACCAGGTTGACTTCGTGGTCCGAGCTGACGGTGACCAATCGACTGCGAGTGGGACTTTCCGCATTGAAGGTTGTATCaaaaatatatccaaatacataataattatgatatatgtgtatgtgtgtttttgttgatgtGGCTCTCGTTGGCTGTCCGTTGTCTTTAGTTGCTGTTGGTCTCGTTGAGTATATAGGTCCCTTATCTTCGACGAAGAAACTTACCATGGTAAATTTGATAAAgtattgttatttgataaactagTATACCGGCTTAGACACTTCACAGTGTATTTATTCTTCATAAGCAATGCATTCATATCCCACAGACGAAAGCAATTCCGCCACTACAAGAGCAACGACACTACCAACGACACTACCAACTACACTACCAACGACACTACCAACTACAACGCAATCATCCAATGGAGGGTCCAGTATGAAATACGATTACGCGAATGCCCTAAAACTATCCATCCTGTTTTTCGACGCACAGAGGTCTGGCCAACTCCCTTCTAACAACCCCATTCCCTGGAGGGGCAACTCTGCTGTCAATGACGGAGATAATGGACACGACCTCAGTGGAGGTTGGTACGACGGTAAGTACATTAGTTGATAAATTCATAGAAACTTTTCAAGTTGAGGCAACAAGTATCaggtcgcagatttttatatctaagttaAAAAACTGGTgttctatgcatttttctgaaaccgTTAACTTAGTAATGCGTTTAGCCATAAcacattttcaaacagaaatatgaaaatctgcgatctaatcttttgtcagaagtcaTATACCActggtttgcagacatttacgcaatagtttgctcattccaagacaaaaaataaaaaaaaagttgtcaaaacggtaaatctgtgagagtgcagctttaaatcgaACACTTTctataatatgttgttttgtttttctaatgtGTTCAATGTATACTGTATAACAAGTCGAAATGCTTCAGTATAAAATGCCAACCTGAGCGTGTTATGGAACGTACATTAAAGCAATAAACGTTGAATTGAATAcgctattatttttaaaaaactataTCTTCTCCATgtatttattgcttattttgttATCTAATAAGAAAGTTTGTCCCGGTTTGTTTGCAGCCGGTGACCATGTTAAGTTTAACCTGCCCATGGCGTCTTCATCCTGGATTCTAAATTACGGTTTCCTGAAGTTCACCGACGCCTACGAGCGATCTGGACAGAAGAATATGATGTGTGAAATGGTGAAATGGCCTCTCGAATACTTCTTCAAGAGTTGGATTCCTAGCCAAAAGACACTCTATGTACAGGTCAGGATTTGCCAACTTACTCGGTTAAGGTTCTATAGTTTTGACagacaattaaataaacaaaaactgatTGTTTAGTATTGTGTCCAGTTAATATACTCATAATTGCAATTGATGTTAGAAATGTTGACTTTAACGTGTCATGTGAGGGTAAGTTGAGTAATGGAGAGGATGTCCACCTCCCACTAAGAAGGTCATTGGTCCTTTCCATTACTCCACTTACCATTGGTTGTCTTTCGATCAGGTTGGAGATGGCCATACAGACCACAGTTACTGGGGACGGCCGGAAAATATGAATATGCCCCGTCCAGCTTTCAAAGTAGACGAGCAGTGCCATGGTTCTGATGTCGCTGGGGATACCGTTGCTGCTATGGCGTCCGGCTACCTTGTGTTTAAGGACATATGTGGAGGTACATTACATCATTTTTCACTAGACATTAAACTATAGCTTTAATTTCCACAGCTTTGTCACTCTAATCAATGGTTTCTTTACTCCAGACACGACATTCTCAAACAGCCTTCTTACGGCCGCAAAGAGCTTGTATTTATTCGCCAAGAACAACAGAGGAAAATACACAGACTGTGTCAGCGCAGCGGTAGAATTCTACAGGTATGATGTTTCGAATGTCTGTTGACAAATTTGGGCGGGTTGGGTTGTGGTCTACGGGGAATGTATAACATTAATATCGCGATAGGAGCTTCTGTCTggtatttgtttttctatttgaCATCCATACTCTCTTGCATGCCATGTCATATTAAAGAATCCGACAAAGGAAATATGCTATACATAATTCTCTTATagttaatgttaattttgattcgtgattttttaacaattttggtatcattgcGAAGGTGTCTTCTTTATTAActtgtatgtaaaataaataaaaaaaatctttgaaggTCAAAATATCTTAGTTATAAAATGTTAGGTACAATtccacatttttttcttatgcaTACATAACTCgttcaaatgataacaaaacaacatagagTAACCAGACATATAAGTTTCACGTATTTTTTAGTCGGATACCTTAACAATTTAACTTGACCATCAAATCACCAGGTCAACCGGCGAAGCGGACGAGATGGCAACTGCTGCAGCGTGGCTATACAAAGCCACAAACGACAGTAGCTATTTAGATGACGCAAAAATGTTCTACCCTGCCGGAACAGCGTGGGGTTTTTCTTGGAACGATGCCAATGTCGGTGCTGCTGTAAGTTGCCTTTTGCATCCCGCAGCTGTAGCGAATGAGTTAATATTACTCAAAAATATGATTAGGGTGCTACCGCAATGATAGTATTGTTTGAAGTATTCGTATAATAAAATGTACTGCTAATAATCGTGTTGTCGGAAATGCACTGAAAGTACTGCTAGCAGACATAACCGAGAATGCATTTGGAAGTACTGATAGCCGTCTCTGTGTGACCGACAATGAATTAAAGGTATTACTAGGCTTTCTGTAACCGAGAATGCGTTGAGAGTACTTCTTGCAGTCTTGGTGTAACGAATGCACTAAAAGTACTGCTAGTCTGAATGCGCACGAGCGTCTATTTTCCTGAACGCACGAATGATTTAAACTAATAGAAAATGGCAATAATGTATGTCTGGTCTGCGCCAAAATattggttatattttttatccgTACCCAAATCAGTTGctttttgtattgataatttagaagatataggtcaaacataataatgcattaaaataaaaacaaacacatcaacAGTCAAGCTGAACAGTATATTCAACAGCAAATTAAAGAAAGAAGTTCTTCGGtgctttttcaattttgaatgtccaatgtctaattTCGTATATTTTGCTAATTCCATCCAGCtgatatttttagtgttttagtATTGCGATTCTGTGCGCGACTTGTGAAttagttaaattattttaacaaattattgaaaCGGAGTACATTTTTAGTTGATTACAAGAATTGTTAATGTTCCATTTCCAGTTGTTGTTGTACGAAGAGACGAAAGCAAGTAACTATCAGAATGACATCGAGAACTTCCTGCGCAGCTACATGCCCGGTGGTAGTGTACCAATGACCCCGTGTGGATTGTCCTTCAGGAACACGTGGGGGCCAAATAGATATGCCGGTTTGTTTAAGAGATGTTGTTGTGGTTCCTGATGCGAAGTTGAATTATGTATGTCAACTTAGTCTATTATAAGTTAAAAAGAAGTCCAACTCAGGCAAAAAATAATACACTGAAATCTAGAGACAGTTGTTACCACCCTATATGCTAATAAGTACAAGAATTCGAAAAGTGAAACGAGTTGCATCAACAGAAAATGAGACATATTGCTCATGTTTAAATCACATGTCGTGCAAGATTGACATGTTCATATAAAAGCCATGCAGCCTCATTTGTTTACATGAATGCAATAACGGCATGCCATACCGGCATATAATGCAATTGTCAACATATCTTTATAACTAACAGATGATGCAAACATGAACACATGTTTCTCATTCTTAGAAAGAGACAAGTTGCTTATTATTAGGTAAAAAGACGCCCAgacaagttgtaaaaataaatgtgatgctTCTTCCAGCTAATGCGGCCTTTATAGCTACAGTTGCCGCTGCTAACGGCCTTTCCCCCAACGACTACAAGATATACGCCATGTCGCAGATCAACTATCTTCTTGGAGACAATAAACTCCACATCAGCTACGAGATTGGGTTTGGGAACTACTTTCCTAAACAACCGCATCATCGAGGAAGGTATTATTAACCCATTGGACGATAAACTGACAGACGCTTAAGCCCAATATATAGACAATATTATActcaaataacaatatttatccGGTTCTATGTATTTGTTGCACGATTTAATGTTGTTCATCTTTAAGAGAAAACAACGCTGTGGTAATCCAATTACTTTCTACTTTACTAAACAGTTCGTGCCCCACCTCGAGTACCACGTGCGATATCAATGCTGAAGGAGACAACCCTAACCAACTCAACGGCGCGCTGGTTGGCGGTCCCGACCAGAACGACGCCTATACAGACAGTAGACATGATTACGTGAAGAATGAGGTGGCATGTGATTACAATGCCGGCTTCCAGGGAGCTCTTGCAGGTCGATACACAGGAAGAacctttttgttgttgttttatgactGGCTGCTTAATCTCCCTCAGCCGAGTTTATTGAATAGAAAGGAttacatgtacagtgtatacCACGTGGAAAATTGCTTCATAagtgctacgtcggaaggcaaccttttgcttcgaataagacttttaaacaaagataactgcAATATTtctgcaccattttaaatgaagtataGCATAGTCTACGTCGCTTACGGAAcaccgccttcggtcttttaccgaagtttgattgagagtttcgtttcataaaacacttcgacaaaccttttcacaaaacggctgTCTGACGGaacactgtcaaaacaatattttggaaacaggtttgtcggacagtttgatgaaactaatcacgtTTCCACACTCCGGAATAAaactttaagcggcatagactgcctcttgtatcatttaaaatggtgtagtaatacaaaagttatctttgtttcaagtattcatattaagcaaaatattgccttccacCGTAGcaatatgacgtaatttatcaagtggtatacacactCTGATGTACGCCCTATGCCATTTAACCGTTTGTCATTGTGGTGTAAACCTAGATTGGTTAGAAACACAGCTGATGAACTGGCCACAATTGCGTGAGCTGTCGTTGTTTTGTGAAACTCGGTAATACTAATAGTAAAGATATTCAGACAAATGTGAGGCTAATGACTTGCAAATggccattcggagctcctcggctatttttatcgaaaacaacctcggatgtatttggactatttacatactcaaaaagtggcacgtttaagtccgctgcaagtttaattaatgacataaatcaaaaatttacgaactacaacaactgatgtaccggcatacatccgaggttgttttcgataaaaatggccgaggagctccgaatggcaAACAGCTTTATAGTATAATTATGTAACCCTTTTAAACACATATACTATGGCTGTTCCTAGGTTATAACTACATCAATCGTTTCCTTGGTCCATGTAGAGCTCTATACCTATGTGCATGCAAATTAGGTGTATTTTGCCGGTAGTTCATACATCAATTTTCTTTATAGAGTATTTTTTTCCAGTGTTGTATTAATGGCAACTACCATAAAGTTGTATGTACATTATGTACATTCAAACGTGATTATAATTCGAGTATAGGACTAAACATAATACCTCCTCCGGACAAAACACCTCCCGCACATTATCGTATAGGTGGAAACAAACAAGATTTTCGCAAGGATGACAACAAAAACCGAAGGGTTTTTTAAAGGGGAAGACAAcaattgtaaacagtacaaaatgaggtgtacgtgaagttagcggcctagcggcctagcggcctagcggcgtgaagttagcggcctagcggcctagcggcctagcggcgtgaagttagcggcatggcggcctagcggcctagcggcgtgaagttggcggcctagcggcctagcggcctggcggcctaattattttttctatgtccaagcaattgttaatgcgtttttttttaaaacaatgataaatcaaggttttttattcatatagttacatagcggccttaaattgttatctattcagaatatttttctttaccttttattctaaaacaatttaaaattaactgttttatgcacaaattatcactctgaagcgtttttcaactttttttcaaaaaagtcgatatagcacttcagcggcctagcggcctagcggcctagcggcgtgaagttggcggcctggcggcctagcggcctaaaatggtatcctatttcaaaccatgtatacatgcattttcttctaaaacaatgacatattaactgttttatgcacaaattaacattttgaagctattagcgattatcaacagttttttttcaaaagtgtcgattgagcagtcaggtatttcaaagcattaaacatgcctgttcttctaaaacaatgatgtatttactgtttttatgcacataatatcactctgaagcgtttttcaactttttttcaaaaaagtcgatcgagcacttcagcggcctagcggcctagcggcgtgaagttagcggcctggcggcctagcggcctagcggcctaaaatggtatcctatttcaaagcatgaatacatgcattttcttctaaaacaatgacatattaactgtttgaatgcacaaattaacactttgaagctattagccataatcaacatattttttttttttcaaaaattcgattgagcagtcagctatttcaaagcattaaacatggctgatcttctaaaacaataatgtatttactgtttttatgcacaaattatcactctaaagcgtttttttatttttattttcaaaaaagttgatcgagcacttcagcggcctagcggcctagcggcgtgaagttagcggcctggcggcctagcggcctaaaattgtttcctatttcaaaccatgtatacatgcattttcttttaaaacaatgatatattaactgtttttatgtacaaattaacactttgaagctattagcaattatcaacaggttttttttcaaaagtgtcgataaagcagtcagctatttcaaagcattaaacatgcctgttcttctaaaacaatgatgtatttactgtttttaggcacataatatcactctgaagcgtttttcaatttttttttcaaaaaatcgatcgagcacttcagcggcctagcggcctagcggcgtgaagttagcggcctagcggcctagcggcctagcggcctaaaatggtatcctatttcaaagcatgtatacatgcattgttttctaaaacaatgatatattatctgttttaagcaaacactatcactctgaggcgattatcaacctttttttcaaaaagtcgaacaagcagtcagcttttcaaagcatgtgaacatgcctatccttttcaaaaatatgttgataatcgcctcagagtgatagtctgtgcataaaaacagttaacatatcatttgtttagaagaaaatgcatgtatacatgctttgaaataggagagcattttaggccgccaggccgctaggccgctaggccgctaacttcacgccgctaggccgctaggccgctgaagtgctcgatcaaatttttttgaaaaaaaaaaaaaaaacaaaaaaacaaaacgctttagagtgataatttgtgcataaaaacagcaaatacatcattgtttgagaagatcagccatgtttaatgctttgaaatagctgactgctcaatcgacttttttgaaagaaaaaaaatatgttgattatcgctaatagcttcaaagtgttaatttgtgcattcaaacagttaatatgtcattgtttaagaagaaaatgcatgtaaacattctttgaaataggaaaccattttaggccgctaggccgctaggccgccaggccgctaacttcacgccgctaggccgttaggccgctaggccgctgaagtgctcgatcgacttttttggaaaagaattgaaaaacgcttcagagtgataatttgtgcataaaaaacagtaaatacatcattgttttagaagaataggcatgtttaatgctttgaaatagctgactgctttatcgacacttttgaaaaaaaaaaaaactgttaataatcgctaatagcttcaaagtgttaatttgtgcataaaaacagttaatatgtcattgttttagaagaaaatgcatgtatacatggtttgaaataggaaaagttttcaggccgctaggccgctaggccgccaggccgctaacttcacgccgctaggccgctaggccgctgaagtgctcgatcaacttttaaaaaaataaaataaaaaacgctttagagtgataatttgtgcataaaaacagtaaatatatcattgttttagaagatcaggcatgtttaatgatttgaaatagctgactgcttaattgacgcttttaaaaaaaaaatgttgataatcgctaatagcttcaaagtgttaatttgtgcataaaaatagctaagatgtcattgttttagaagaaaatgcatgtattcatgctttgaaataggataccattttaggccgctaggccgctaggccgctaacttcacgccgctaagccgctaggccgctgaagtgctcgatcgacaattttgaaaaaaagttgaaaaacgcttcagagtgatattatgtgcataaaacagttaatttaaaattgttttagaataaaagataaagaaagatattctgaatagataacaatttaaggccgctatgtaactatatgaataaaaaaccttgatttatcattgtttttagaaaaaaaaacgcattaacaattgcttggacatagaaaaaataattaggccgctaggccgctaggccgccaacttcacgccgctaggccgctaggccgccaggccgctaacttcacgccgctaggccgctaggccgcttggccgctaacttcacgccgttaggccgctaggccgctaggccgctaacttcacgtacatcaaAATGAGGGGGTTTTGTCCGACTATCCAAAAGTGAACAGAATGTGTTTTGTCTGGGGGCTGTATTTGATCTTTGTATCTAAACATTTTTGGAAAGGGGATGAGagaggtctagtggtatatgtgtctgCCTCACATCCAAAAGGTTATGGGTTCGTTACCCCTCAGGCACCTTCTCTATCATGGCCTCTAAAACTGACACCAGTattggtttctgcccaggaaacggacccGGGCGTGATTCGATTaactatcagctttcgtcacagtCGTGCAAGAAGCAATTGATTTACATTAAACACGTTCCTTGTACAATAAATTGCTGTTATGATTGTATTCTTTGTTTTGCAGGTCTGTATCATTTCTCTGTGAACAACGCTCTGCCAGCCGCTCCTGTCCCAAAATGTTGATTGGAAAATGATCAAAGACTCGTGTGATGAATGTTGTGTTTTGTCGGTGAAAAGGCGACAAGTGTTAAAAGTGTAACCGTTAAACGATAACATACTATTTTGATATATTCCAGAATGCTATGTTTAATGCATGTAAATCGTTGAatggtatattttgaatatgtattcAAACAAACGCATCAACCATTTTCACGAGCAGGCATTGGAAGTTAAAGCCGATTACCATTGATCGTGTAAATTCGTATTAATTTTGCAGATTTGAATATTAGAGATTTTTAtctggttttgttttattgtgtttcatgGGTGTGtgagcttatttatactcgcactcgggtcTAGCCCGTTCGGCGAGTGCTACGTTAAggttgttagtcattttaggatTTTGGAGCAttgtgcacagacagaatgtaaccctggttagagctaccctggttctttaacgtgcaccagcgTATTGCACTGTCACatgggacccccatttaacgtccctcccgaaAGACgaatagtatttttttagtgatgcgatgggggatcgaacctgcgacccctggattgatagtcaagtgtttTACCACATGACCACGGGTCCGCCACTTGGGTTTCATAAATTTCCCTAGAGCTTATCTAATGACCATTTCAAATGCACTCTGACCTTTATTAAATTAGTCAACAGGTGgcatattttaacatgttcatatCGTTGAAAATACCAAACAAGTTAAGGTCAACTGGCTTCTTGAATGTCAGAACATTATTGTCCCTGCTGACACGTGCATCGGTGTTAAATGGCGTGAATTCCCAAGACTGGCCCCTTTTCACAGTGTCTCTCGAGGTGTCCTGTGTGTGGTCCCAGGTTACATAATGTGTTAGGAAATAGTGCACGCATGTACATAGAATTGTCTACAACCTGTTAAACAATATACAAGTATGTTAGTGCTCGACAATGTCAGTGGTCTGAACAGGTAACACGAGATATTTCTAAAcacatgaaaatacatttctaAATGGCTGATGGGGACTCAAAGAGTTTTGCTGGTCTGGAGTGAGCTCGGAAACCTAACACTAACAGCCTAACAGACATTCGGCACCTCGTCAACTCAGTTCAATGTCAGGTGTacacaacattttatttcaagcatGTTAATGGTGCTGTTGATCAAACTTGAGAACATATTTGCTCTTTCGGTTACTAAGGCAATTTGTtatgtgtttcaatttttactGCAGCACATCGCGTAAGCAAAACAGTCTTTTCTGTAGCGATAATTACCGGCAGGCAAAACACTGCATGTCATGCAACATAAGGTACAATATAAAACTTTTGCAGCACAAAAGTGCAAAGCAGCAATACAAAAGTACGAATACGAATAgcttatttaaggaatgaatagCATGGTGAATGTCATTACCGGGGTATAAACGTAGTTAATTGGGCTGGTtcaagtgtgtggagtccgaaggatgcgttcatatccccgacaATGACctcaatcacgcaattcatttaAAGTACGTCTCAAAAGAAAAGCTATGTATGAAAAGCTTGCTAAAGCAAAACTTTGACCTTACTGGTTACATGTATTTGACGTGATCGCATTAAATAGTTTAACGCTCTTAAATGATTCAACTCATTGAACAACGTAACATTCCTTCTTTAATTCATGGTAAAGtggacaaataaataacaagtgAAATTCGTATCCGACAGTGTATACATCACCActtaaacaatatgaacaaaacTTGGATTCTCTTCATATGTTTATGCATACCTTTTCTACCGTCAGTTTACGGCCAGAACAACCAACAAGCTTGATAGAgctttttatgttaatatggCTTACTTtgaccgtctccgtggccttgtggttaaggcgtccgcctacggagcgggaggtcgtgggatCCCGGGCCgtgtcataccgaaagacgttaaaagttggtacaagaagcccttgcctggcgctcggcaacttaaagggtagtgcttggaaaagtggtgtactcagtactggttcaacccaggaaagttgtattccgtgtatcggtgctttacaccgagcacgttaaagaaccagaaggtctcttcgcaaagagctaggttatcgcacccggatctcactttgtttcttcaagtcttccaatgtttggatttgactgcgaattgctgtcacttctatctcatgtcacttatggcattttaacacaatttgagtcgtgatggcgtcacggcggggtcaagccataatgcagccaatgggcgagggcagaccttgataaactcaaataaaaaaacaaactatggCTTACAATCTACACTCTGTCATGCAGAAGTACTTTACATGATAAggttctttttaatattaacactAAAATCatcgaaaaataaataatttcggAGGATGTGTTTATATCAACACTTAATTTATGTAAGGCATAATCTTTACGTCGTTTACAATCTCGTTTGCAATCCACGCATATCCAAGGCCGTATTAAATTTAAGGACTTTTAATGCGTATTGTTTAGTTTGTTCATCCAGCTTTTTCTTGTCCGCGGAACATCAAATTAGAATGATTTTGATAACGTTGATTTGGCATTTGAAGAAGTTTTGTCAAATAGTTCACACATCTTGTAATGAAAATGAAAGACATCGGCATGTATCCGTCAGCGCAGAAAATGGCAACATTGGTATTTAATGCACAGATTATCTTGCAGAATTTGATTTGTACTTTTTCAGTGTTTTCTGAAAGTTCATATCCCCATATTTCAGACACGTACAACAGTATTGGTGTTGtattgtgtaaaatatcaatgcagaattttctcaaaaacacttttaaattagtccgacaacaacaacattatagaTGTATTGCAAGCAGGATTCAGAAAGGGTTATTTTACGATTGCTATTTACACCCTGTCATTCAGAAGTACTATATATAAGCTTCAAGATCGAATTCAGTAGTAGTTTTCCTTATAGACCACACTTTCGCGGAAGATTAAATTCTCGAAACATTCTAGTACTAAGTCGTATAAAATACTTTACATCACATCAGCAAGACccacattttttcaataataatgttTCTATGTCGTAATAAATTGTTCGAAATCCCAATTGACATGTAGTGTgtagtttttttaaagtatatattcTAAACGAGTGTAAAACTTCCTAAGGTACACGGCCCACAAATTAGCTAGTTCTCT is from Mya arenaria isolate MELC-2E11 chromosome 9, ASM2691426v1 and encodes:
- the LOC128246760 gene encoding endoglucanase E-4-like — its product is MRLLLLLCAFSVASGNEAIKITNHWNGGFQGYFRLNPTNALHGWRVKLIFDRVIQKLEIWRADVVPPSGTTEWTVQNKDFNIDIAPNANYQVDFVVRADGDQSTASGTFRIEDESNSATTRATTLPTTLPTTLPTTLPTTTQSSNGGSSMKYDYANALKLSILFFDAQRSGQLPSNNPIPWRGNSAVNDGDNGHDLSGGWYDAGDHVKFNLPMASSSWILNYGFLKFTDAYERSGQKNMMCEMVKWPLEYFFKSWIPSQKTLYVQVGDGHTDHSYWGRPENMNMPRPAFKVDEQCHGSDVAGDTVAAMASGYLVFKDICGDTTFSNSLLTAAKSLYLFAKNNRGKYTDCVSAAVEFYRSTGEADEMATAAAWLYKATNDSSYLDDAKMFYPAGTAWGFSWNDANVGAALLLYEETKASNYQNDIENFLRSYMPGGSVPMTPCGLSFRNTWGPNRYAANAAFIATVAAANGLSPNDYKIYAMSQINYLLGDNKLHISYEIGFGNYFPKQPHHRGSSCPTSSTTCDINAEGDNPNQLNGALVGGPDQNDAYTDSRHDYVKNEVACDYNAGFQGALAGLYHFSVNNALPAAPVPKC